A genomic segment from Triticum dicoccoides isolate Atlit2015 ecotype Zavitan chromosome 1A, WEW_v2.0, whole genome shotgun sequence encodes:
- the LOC119290363 gene encoding non-specific lipid-transfer protein 2-like encodes MKYLGQVVVALLAFSAVVLMVAPAGAEAATCNALQLTPCAGAIIGSAAPTASCCSKMKEQQPCMCQYARDPNLKQYVDSPNGKKVMAACKVPVPSC; translated from the coding sequence ATGAAGTACTTGGGGCAGGTGGTGGTGGCGCTCCTGGCCTTCTCGGCGGTGGTGCTGATGGTGGCGCCGGCGGGCGCGGAGGCGGCGACCTGCAACGCGCTGCAGCTGACCCCGTGCGCGGGGGCCATCATCGGGAGCGCGGCGCCCACGGCGTCGTGCTGCAGCAAGATGAAGGAGCAGCAGCCGTGCATGTGCCAGTACGCGCGCGACCCCAACCTGAAGCAGTACGTCGACTCCCCCAACGGCAAGAAGGTCATGGCCGCCTGCAAGGTGCCCGTGCCATCATGCTAG
- the LOC119331464 gene encoding non-specific lipid-transfer protein 2-like, which translates to MKNLAQLVVALLAFWAVVLMVAPAGAEAATCNPLQLTPCAGAIIGNAAPTAVCCSRMNEQRLCMCQYGRDPNLKQYVDSPNGKKVMAACKVPVPSC; encoded by the coding sequence ATGAAGAACTTGGCCCAGCTGGTGGTGGCGCTCCTGGCCTTCTGGGCGGTGGTGCTGATGGTGGCACCGGCGGGCGCGGAGGCGGCGACCTGCAACCCGCTGCAGCTCACCCCGTGCGCGGGGGCCATCATCGGGAACGCGGCGCCGACGGCGGTATGCTGCAGTAGAATGAATGAGCAAAGGCTGTGCATGTGCCAGTATGGGCGCGACCCTAACCTGAAGCAGTACGTCGACTCCCCCAACGGCAAGAAGGTCATGGCCGCCTGCAAGGTGCCCGTGCCCTCCTGCTAA
- the LOC119331377 gene encoding non-specific lipid-transfer protein 2-like: MKYMGQLVVALLAFWAVVLMMAPAGVDAATCDALQLSPCAGAIVGNAAPTAVCCSRMKAQRPCMCQYARDPNLKQYVNSPNGKKVLAACKVPVPSC; encoded by the coding sequence ATGAAGTACATGGGGCAGCTGGTGGTGGCGCTCCTGGCCTTCTGGGCGGTGGTGCTGATGATGGCGCCGGCCGGCGTGGACGCGGCGACGTGTGACGCGCTGCAGCTGAGCCCGTGTGCGGGCGCGATCGTCGGGAATGCGGCGCCGACGGCGGTGTGCTGCAGCAGGATGAAGGCGCAGAGGCCGTGCATGTGCCAGTACGCGCGCGACCCCAACCTGAAGCAGTACGTCAACTCCCCCAACGGCAAGAAGGTCCTGGCCGCCTGCAAGGTGCCCGTGCCATCATGCTAG